Within Paenibacillus sp. RUD330, the genomic segment CTGCCGCTGCGCACCCACTCGCGAACGGCCTGCTCCAGCTTCTCCTGCGTTGCCGGGTCGGCCGATCCCGTCTCCCGGAGACCGGATTGCCGCTGGAACGCCTTCACCGCGGCAGCCGTCTCCTCGCTGTAATAGCCGTCTGTGCGTCCCGGCTTGTATCCGAGGCCGGCGAGCATCGCCTGCAGCGACTTCGTATCCTCGCTGATGGCATCCCTTTGCGGCTCTCCCGACCTCGACAGCCGGGATACCGTGTACAGAGCCGGGGGCTTGACCTGAATGTCCGGACGGATGCCTTCATGATGGATCCAGACGCCGTCCGGCGTCAGCCATTTGGCGATCGTCATCTTGACGAGTCCGCCTTCGAGGTTGCGGTCGTAGCTGACCTGGACCGTTCCCTTGCCGAAGGAAGTCTGGCCGACGAGCACGGCGTCCGCCGACTCCTTCAAGGCTCCGGCCAAAATTTCCGATGCGCTGGCGCTTCCCTTGTTGATCAGCACAGCGACGGGATACGGCTTGCCTTTTCCGTTGGAGAGGATCTTCTCGGCGCGCTGTCCCCGCTGCTGGACTTGCAGGATCGGCTTTCCGGCCGGGATGAACGGCTCGGATATCTTTTCCACCACCGGCAGAATGCCTCCCGGATTGTTGCGGACGTCGATCACGAGCCCCTTCAGCTTCCGCTTCTCGAGCTTGTTCAGCTCCTCCGCGAAGCGGTCGGCCGTGTTGAGCGAGAACTGCCGAATCTCGATCAAGCCGATGCTCCCTGGAAGCAGGCGGGCCTCCACGGTTTCCACGTCGATCTCTTCCCGCACGACCGTAACGGTCATCGGCTTGCCGCTGCCGGCGCGCTGGATGACGAGGACCGCCTTGGAGCCCTTCGGACCGCGCAGCTTGGCTACCGCCTCCGAGATCGGCAGGCCTCCCAGGCTGGTGCCGTTGACGGACAGGATGACATCCTTGGCCTGCACGCCCGCCCGCTCCGCCGGCGATCCCTTCATCGGCGAGACGACGGTCAGCTTGCCCTCTTCCAGGGACACTTCCGCGCCGACGCCTCCGAACGCCCCTTCCACCGTCTCCGAAAACTGCTTGGCTGTAGGAACGTCCATATAGGTGGAGTAAGGATCTCCAAGGGATTCCATCATTCCGCTGAGCGCCCCGCTCACGAGCTTGGAGCGGTCAACGGGCTCATAATACTGCTTCTGGATCAAGTCGAGCACCGTATTGATTCTCTGCAGCTCTTCCTTGCTCAGGCCGCCGGACTGCGGCTCCGCGGCTTCCGCCGGCTTGGCCGGCGCATGGACCGGCGCCGGCGCCTGGGCGGCCGCTCCGGCTGCTTGAGGCAGCGCCAGGGCGATCGCCGCCGCC encodes:
- a CDS encoding S41 family peptidase codes for the protein MKSLSLRMVRRTAALGAAAAIALALPQAAGAAAQAPAPVHAPAKPAEAAEPQSGGLSKEELQRINTVLDLIQKQYYEPVDRSKLVSGALSGMMESLGDPYSTYMDVPTAKQFSETVEGAFGGVGAEVSLEEGKLTVVSPMKGSPAERAGVQAKDVILSVNGTSLGGLPISEAVAKLRGPKGSKAVLVIQRAGSGKPMTVTVVREEIDVETVEARLLPGSIGLIEIRQFSLNTADRFAEELNKLEKRKLKGLVIDVRNNPGGILPVVEKISEPFIPAGKPILQVQQRGQRAEKILSNGKGKPYPVAVLINKGSASASEILAGALKESADAVLVGQTSFGKGTVQVSYDRNLEGGLVKMTIAKWLTPDGVWIHHEGIRPDIQVKPPALYTVSRLSRSGEPQRDAISEDTKSLQAMLAGLGYKPGRTDGYYSEETAAAVKAFQRQSGLRETGSADPATQEKLEQAVREWVRSGSHDTQLEAAAQALRSGKGARKP